The stretch of DNA AGGACGATCCATCGAACTCGCCCTCAAACAATCCGCCGCCCAGCGCCAAAACATCCTGCGCGCCGCCTTCTCCGGCCAACTGGTGCCGCAAGACCCCAACGACGAACCGGCCAGTGTGTTGCTGGAACGCATCCGCGCCGAGCGTGAGGCGAAAGATACGCAGAAGAAGCCGCGCGGGCGCAAGGCCAGGGAGTCGTCGAATGCGTGACGAGCAGTATTGGGCCAGCCTCGTGCGCGAGTTGTGCGCCCTGCCGCGGGAAACCGGTTGGCTGGAGTTCAAGCTCAACAATGCCGAGCCGCAGGAAATCGGCGAATACATCTCGGCCCTGGCCAACACGGCGGCCGTGGAGGGCAAGGCCCATGCCTATCTGCTGTGGGGGGTGGATGACGCAAGCCACGCGCTGTTGGGGACGAGCTTCGACCCGGGCCGCAAGCGCATTGGCAATGAAGAGCTGGAAAATTGGATGCTGCGGCAATTGACCCCCAAGATCGGTTTCCATTTTGTCCGGCTTGAGGTGGAGGGCAAACCTCTGGTGCTGCTTGAAATTGACTGCGCCTACCGGCATCCGGTGCAGTTTGCCGGTGCCGCGTTCATCCGCATCGGTTCTTACAAAAAGCGCCTGAAGGACTTCCAGGAGAAGGAGCGCGCGCTGTGGCGCGTATTGGACGCCACGCCGTTCGAGCGCTTGCCGGCGGCCGAAAAATTGAGCGCAGATGAGGTGCTGAGGCGACTGGATTACCCAAGCTACTTTGACTTGATCAACCGGCCGTTGCCCGATGGCCGCACGGCCATTTTGGAAGCGCTGGCCGCAGACCGACTGATCGAGCCTGTCGGCGGTGGCCACTGGAATGTCATGAACCTTGGCGCCGTGCTGTTGGCCAAGCGATTGGCGGATTTCGACCGGCTGCAGCGCAAGGCGGTGCGCGTGATTGTTTACAAGGGCAAGGGCCGCGTCGAAACCCTGCGTGAGCAGTCAGACGGCCGAGGCTATGCGGCTGGATTCGAGGGGTTGATCGGCTTTATCAATGGCTTGCTGCCGGTCAATGAGGTGATTGGCCAGGCACTGCGCAAGGCGGTACCGGTGTACCCCGAATTGGCGATTCGAGAACTGGTGGCCAATGCGCTGATTCATCAAGATTTTTCTGTCACCGGAAGCGGGCCGATGGTTGAAATCTTTGATGACCGGATGGAGATCACCAATCCGGGCACCCCCTTGGTGGAAACGGCCCGGATGCTGGACACGCCCCCTCGCTCGCGCAACGAAGGCTTGGCTTCATTGATGCGCCGCATGGGCATCTGCGAGGAGCGTGGCAGCGGCGTGGACAAGGTCGTGTTCCAGACGGAGTTCTACCAACTTCCAGCCCCCGCGTTCGAGACGGTGGGCGACTCAACACGCTCGACCTTGTTCGCTCCGCGGCCCCTGACCAAGA from Methylococcus geothermalis encodes:
- a CDS encoding ATP-binding protein, encoding MRDEQYWASLVRELCALPRETGWLEFKLNNAEPQEIGEYISALANTAAVEGKAHAYLLWGVDDASHALLGTSFDPGRKRIGNEELENWMLRQLTPKIGFHFVRLEVEGKPLVLLEIDCAYRHPVQFAGAAFIRIGSYKKRLKDFQEKERALWRVLDATPFERLPAAEKLSADEVLRRLDYPSYFDLINRPLPDGRTAILEALAADRLIEPVGGGHWNVMNLGAVLLAKRLADFDRLQRKAVRVIVYKGKGRVETLREQSDGRGYAAGFEGLIGFINGLLPVNEVIGQALRKAVPVYPELAIRELVANALIHQDFSVTGSGPMVEIFDDRMEITNPGTPLVETARMLDTPPRSRNEGLASLMRRMGICEERGSGVDKVVFQTEFYQLPAPAFETVGDSTRSTLFAPRPLTKMDQDDRVRAVYLHACLRYVQREFMTNTSLRERFGIDPKNSATASRLIKEALTAGAVKLHDRDAAPKLRRYVPHWA